The Naumovozyma dairenensis CBS 421 chromosome 1, complete genome genome includes a region encoding these proteins:
- the NDAI0A00330 gene encoding alkene reductase, protein MVLNTDYTPIPLHDTKLFKPLKVGNTTVEHRVVMAPLTRMRAHFPGHVPNKDWAAEYYDQRSKRKGTMIITEGVNPSEQSGGYDNAPGIWSPEQIEQWSKIFDRIHKNGSFVWPQLWVLGRQAFPDSLARDGLRYDSASDNLYMDDEMKERAIKSNNPQHGITKSEIKQYVKDYVQGAKNAVEAGADGVEIHSANSYLLNQFLDPISNHRTDEYGGSIENRARFALEVVDALIEAVGHERVGIRLSPWGRYGGMSGGSDPTLLAQYCYVVGELEKRAKLGKRIAYIHLVEPRVTDWSDEGKKVPEDDGTNDFIYSIWKGPVIRAGMFPANADAITKVVANDQTLIGAGRYFISTPDLVDRLDKGLPLNRYDRSSFYSFTAEGYIDLPTYDEAIKASS, encoded by the coding sequence atggtaTTGAATACAGATTACACACCAATCCCACTACATGACacaaaattattcaagCCATTAAAAGTTGGTAACACTACAGTGGAACACCGTGTTGTTATGGCACCTTTAACAAGAATGAGAGCCCATTTCCCTGGTCACGTTCCCAACAAAGATTGGGCCGCTGAATACTACGATCAACGTTCTAAGAGAAAAGGTACCATGATCATCACTGAAGGTGTTAACCCCTCTGAACAATCAGGTGGGTACGATAACGCACCAGGTATCTGGTCCCCCGAACAAATTGAACAATGGTCCAAGATCTTCGATAGGATTCATAAGAACGGATCCTTCGTTTGGCCACAATTATGGGTTTTAGGAAGACAAGCATTCCCTGATTCATTAGCAAGAGATGGACTACGTTATGACTCTGCATCTGATAATTTGTATATGGATGATGAAATGAAGGAAAGGGCTATTAAATCTAACAATCCACAACATGGTATCACTAAGAGTGAAATTAAACAATACGTTAAAGATTATGTTCAAGGTGCCAAAAATGCTGTCGAAGCAGGCGCAGATGGTGTAGAAATTCATAGTGCAAACAGTTATTTGTTGAATCAATTCTTAGATCCTATATCTAATCATAGAACTGATGAATATGGTGGTTCCATTGAAAACAGAGCTCGTTTTGCTTTGGAAGTAGTTGATGCATTGATTGAAGCCGTTGGTCATGAAAGAGTCGGAATTAGATTGTCTCCATGGGGAAGATACGGTGGTATGTCTGGTGGTTCTGATCCAACTTTATTAGCCCAATATTGTTACGTTGTTGGTGAACTAGAGAAAAGGGCGAAACTTGGTAAACGTATCGCCTATATTCATTTAGTTGAACCTCGTGTTACTGATTGGTCTGATGAAGGTAAGAAAGTTCCAGAAGATGATGGTACCaatgatttcatttattCTATTTGGAAGGGACCAGTCATTAGAGCTGGTATGTTCCCAGCTAATGCTGATGCCATTACTAAGGTTGTCGCTAACGACCAAACTTTAATCGGTGCTGGAAGATATTTCATTTCAACTCCAGATTTAGTTGATCGTTTAGATAAAGGTTTACCATTGAATAGATATGATAGAAGCAGTTTTTATAGTTTTACTGCGGAAGGTTACATTGATTTGCCAACTTATGATGAAGCTATCAAGGCTTCATcataa
- the PDI1 gene encoding protein disulfide isomerase PDI1 (similar to Saccharomyces cerevisiae PDI1 (YCL043C) and EUG1 (YDR518W); ancestral locus Anc_1.31), whose product MLFNKKTLFSFAALLSNLTNIQAQEAAAPADSAVIKLTKDTFADFIQENPLFLAEFFAPWCGHCKHLAPEYVKAAAELEDKNIPLVQIDCTEEQELCMEYEIPGYPSLKVFKNNDPKNTKDYQGARSAESIVSYMIKESLPAVQQVGTDSELQDIVQNATQPVIVDSGVKGLNATFYDVAAKLSSDYTFISYVTSNKTVAKDLSLYLPSEDTPIVFNGDLNKLAKNATQLQEWLKVEALPYFGEIDGSVFQTYVESDIPLAYFFYTSDEEKSKYTEFFTELGKKYRGSLNFVGLDSRKYGRHAENLNMKEQFPLFAIHDMKKNLKYGLPQLAEEKFDQLKDTISIETKDISRLVENFVKGKANAIVKSEPEPEVQESNVFKLVGTTHDKIVSDKKKDVLVKYYAPWCGHCKRLAPIYEELADVYASDKKASSKVLIAEVDATANDISDLNIEGYPTIILYPAGKNAEPVTFTSQRTLDGFLKFLKENGSNRVDGESLYEKYAAAKKEAEEDEEDEEDLDHDEL is encoded by the coding sequence ATGTTAtttaataagaaaacattattttcctttgCAGCTCTTTTGAGTAATCTAACCAACATTCAAGCGCAAGAAGCAGCCGCTCCAGCTGACTCTGCTGTTATCAAATTAACGAAGGACACATTTGCTGATttcattcaagaaaatcCATTATTCTTGGCAGAATTCTTCGCTCCATGGTGTGGCCACTGTAAACACTTGGCTCCAGAATATGTCAAAGCTGCTGCTGAACTTGAAGATAAAAACATTCCATTGGTTCAAATCGATTGTACCGAGGAACAAGAACTTTGTATGGAATATGAAATCCCAGGTTATCCATCTTTGAAAGTTTTTAAGAATAATGATCCAAAAAACACTAAGGATTATCAAGGTGCAAGATCTGCGGAATCGATTGTTTCTTATATGATTAAAGAATCTTTACCAGCCGTTCAACAAGTTGGAACTGATTCTGAATTACAAGACATCGTGCAAAACGCTACTCAACCAGTTATTGTTGATTCCGGTGTTAAAGGTTTAAACGCTACATTCTATGATGTTGCTGCTAAATTATCCTCCGACTATACTTTCATTTCTTATGTCACCTCTAATAAGACTGTTGCTAAAGATTTATCTCTATATTTACCATCAGAAGATACTCCAATTGTTTTCAATGGTGATCTAAACAAACTAGCTAAGAATGCTACCCAATTACAAGAATGGTTAAAAGTTGAAGCTTTACCATATTTCGGTGAAATTGATGGTTCAGTTTTCCAAACTTATGTGGAAAGTGATATTCCATTAGcttatttcttttacaCATCTGACGAAGAAAAGAGTAAATATACTGAATTCTTCACTGAATTAGGTAAGAAATATCGTGGTTCTTTGAATTTCGTTGGGTTAGACTCTAGAAAATACGGTAGACATGctgaaaatttgaatatgaagGAACAATTCCCATTATTCGCTATTCATGacatgaagaaaaatttgaaatacgGTTTACCACAATTAgctgaagaaaaatttgatcaaTTAAAGGATACtatttcaattgaaacTAAAGATATTTCTAGATTAGTTGAAAATTTCGTAAAGGGTAAAGCTAATGCTATCGTTAAATCTGAACCTGAACCAGAAGTTCAAGAATCAAATGTCTTCAAATTGGTTGGTACAACTCATGATAAGATTGTTTCCGATAAGAAGAAGGATGTCCTAGTTAAGTATTATGCTCCATGGTGTGGCCATTGTAAGAGACTGGCTCCAATTTATGAAGAGTTAGCTGACGTTTACGCTTCTGATAAGAAAGCTAGTAGTAAAGTATTGATTGCTGAAGTCGATGCCACTGCAAACGATATCAGTGACTTAAATATCGAAGGTTACCCaacaattatattatacCCAGCTGGTAAGAATGCTGAACCTGTCACTTTCACATCTCAAAGAACATTAGATGGTTTCTTGAAATTCctaaaagaaaatggttCTAACAGAGTAGACGGTGAATCTTtgtatgaaaaatatgctGCCGCTAAGAAGGAagcagaagaagatgaagaagatgaagaagatctTGATCACGATGAATTATAA
- the GLK1 gene encoding glucokinase (similar to Saccharomyces cerevisiae GLK1 (YCL040W) and EMI2 (YDR516C); ancestral locus Anc_1.33): MSFDDLHKATAQALTGAVDELVAEFEVTPEKLDQLTAHFIEQMEKGLKPTEDKATDKGLPMIPSFVTGTPNGTEKGILLAADLGGTNFRVCSVELHGDHTYTMEQMKSKIPEELLDDENATSEQLFGYLARRTLAFMKKFHPEQIEGGISAKPLRMGFTFSYPVDQTSLNSGTLIRWTKGFKIADTIGRDVVQLYQDELKKNELPMINVVALTNDTVGTFLSHCYASDNTDSMTTGEISEPVIGCIFGTGTNGCYMEEIKNIVKLPADVKKKLLDEGKTHMVVNTEWGSFDNELKVLPTTKYDVDIDQKYSANPGFHLFEKRVSGMYLGEVLRNVLVDLHKRGLIFAQYRTEKQLPHRLQTPFELDSEVLSHIEIDDSTGLRETELSLLQSLRLPTTPSERHEIQRLVRAISRRSAYLAAVPIAAIILKTGTLNKRYHGEVEVGCDGSVIEYYPGFRSMLRHALALSPLGAEGERKIHIKLSKDGSSAGAALCALVA; encoded by the coding sequence ATGTCCTTTGACGATTTACACAAGGCCACTGCGCAAGCTTTAACCGGCGCAGTTGACGAATTAGTCGCTGAATTCGAAGTCACCCCAGAAAAATTGGATCAATTGACCGCTCATTTCATTGAACAAATGGAAAAGGGTTTGAAACCAACTGAAGATAAAGCTACTGACAAAGGTTTACCAATGATCCCATCTTTCGTTACTGGTACTCCAAATGGTACAGAAAAGGGTATCCTTTTAGCTGCTGATTTAGGTGGTACTAACTTTAGAGTTTGTTCCGTGGAATTACATGGGGACCATACTTATACTATGGAACAAATGAAGTCAAAGATTCCTGAAGAATTGTTGGATGATGAAAACGCTACTAGTGAACAATTGTTTGGTTATTTGGCTCGTAGAACTTTGGCCTTCATGAAGAAATTCCATCCTGAACAAATTGAAGGTGGTATCTCTGCTAAACCGTTAAGAATGGGGTTCACTTTCTCATACCCAGTCGATCAAACTTCTTTGAATTCAGGTACTTTGATTAGATGGACTAAAGGTTTCAAAATTGCTGATACTATTGGTAGAGATGTTGTTCAATTATATCAagatgaattgaagaagaacgaATTACCAATGATTAACGTTGTTGCTTTGACTAACGATACTGTCGGTACTTTCTTATCTCATTGTTATGCTTCTGATAACACTGACTCTATGACTACTGGTGAAATTTCTGAACCAGTCATTGGTTGTATCTTTGGTACAGGTACAAATGGTTGTTACAtggaagaaattaaaaatattgttaAATTACCTGCCGATGTCAAAAAGAAGTTGTTAGATGAAGGTAAGACTCATATGGTTGTTAACACTGAATGGGGTTCCTtcgataatgaattaaaagTTTTACCTACAACTAAATATGATGTTGATATTGATCAAAAATACTCTGCTAACCCAGGTTTccatttatttgaaaagcGTGTTTCAGGTATGTATTTAGGTGAAGTATTAAGAAACGTCCTTGTTGACCTACATAAGCGTGGTTTAATTTTCGCTCAATATCGTACTGAAAAGCAATTACCACACCGTTTACAAACTCCATTTGAATTAGATTCTGAAGTTTTATCTCATATTGAAATCGATGATTCCACTGGTTTACGTGAAACTGAATTATCCTTATTACAAAGTTTAAGATTACCAACCACTCCAAGTGAAAGACatgaaattcaaagattAGTTAGAGCTATTTCACGTAGATCTGCTTATTTGGCTGCTGTCCCAATTGCTGctattatattaaagaCTGGTACATTAAATAAGAGATACCATGGTGAAGTTGAAGTTGGTTGTGATGGTTCCGTCATTGAATACTATCCAGGTTTCAGATCCATGTTGAGACATGCTTTAGCTTTAAGTCCATTGGGTGCTGAAGGTGAACGTAAAATTCATATCAAATTATCTAAAGATGGTTCATCTGCTGGTGCAGCTTTATGTGCTTTAGTCGCTTGA
- the EMC1 gene encoding Emc1p (similar to Saccharomyces cerevisiae YCL045C; ancestral locus Anc_1.29), whose translation MAPLTIFFLLFFYLKNSIVTAVFADEAYTVDWQIQNIGTYNCVLENSLDDILVILSELDSKTLLAYVNETDGSLISRNLLDYKVSDAMMIPNSANFVLQNDKTGKLETYESLHGYPVQNFTIDLTDFKPSCKPNLENIKRSNELIQVIDPESKLTLFHAILPATVKDIVLLSTNYVSSLKVFSLLDNSSYVFQSYNNGELVNEWTRNELWNEINAHTVVEIADKSMENVLDEMIIENNTSNPILAYFTRLTMNWKRFLQLMERNGYNPGRVLTDILSLNNNEEFDSKFIENQNLKFGFSKYLIVATEANELIALDIVHNGKKVWSLKTKLTNIKFLDFVPTTDKLVVVAEDGSFEKYDLSNRNNPKFLTSGRVAVNDVISFKRVTDKGLENDYYLVKSKDGKKATINLGGQDKNINNSDTIYVTDHDKHGVTGYVMNSENGELIHTWSFELLPNQEIINFVEKDISTKPVSIANVLGNRDVSYKYLYPNLAALIITNKDTGEIYINVIDTLTGQLLVNEKQEDKPDFNLPINLIFGEHWIIYSYFSSEPVPETKIAVIELYESLIPNQRLSNPESAGNALLGANLPEIVSKSFLFPEIIKTMTLSKTKFGISVDAIIMELESGQITFIPKFVLNARRKEEKDMTDSDKKEFMASPYVAAIPINDHFVITHFRNLLMGEGSKIISLPTNLESTSIICDIGNDIFCTRISPSGQFDVMRPNFEKGKLLVTMIVMLLLCYFIRPFVITKKLKAMWLVKE comes from the coding sequence ATGGCACCGTTgactattttttttctgctgttcttttatttgaaaaattcaattgttACTGCAGTATTTGCTGATGAAGCTTATACGGTAGATTGGCAAATACAGAATATCGGAACCTACAATTGTGTTTTAGAAAATTCGCTCGATGATATATTGGTTATTTTGTCAGAACTCGACAGCAAGACTTTATTAGCCTATGTGAATGAAACTGATGGTTCCctaatttcaagaaatctATTAGATTATAAAGTATCGGATGCCATGATGATCCCAAATTCTGCTAATTTTGTTTTACAGAACGATAAGACAGGCAAATTAGAAACCTATGAAAGTTTACATGGATACCCCGTTCAGAATTTTACCATTGACCTTACAGATTTTAAACCTTCTTGTAAACCGAACCTCGAGAACATTAAACGTTCGAATGAATTGATCCAAGTGATTGATCCTGAATCCAAATTGACGCTATTCCATGCTATCTTACCAGCAACTGTAAAAGATATCGTACTGCTTTCTACTAATTATGTATCCAGTTTGAAGGTTTTTTCATTACTTGATAATTCCAGCTACGTGTTTCAATCTTACAATAATGGCGAATTAGTAAACGAATGGACTAGAAATGAACTCTGGAATGAGATTAATGCTCATACTGTAGTGGAAATTGCTGATAAATCAATGGAAAATGTATTAGATGAAATGATAATCGAAAATAATACATCGAACCCAATATTAGCATATTTTACTAGGTTGACtatgaattggaaaagatTTTTACAATTGATGGAAAGGAATGGCTATAATCCAGGTAGAGTGTTGACTGATATCTtatctttgaataataacgaAGAGTTTGACTCAAAGTTTAttgaaaatcaaaatttgaagttTGGGTTCTCTAAATACTTAATCGTCGCCACTGAAGCAAATGAACTTATTGCATTAGATATTGTTCATAACGGTAAAAAGGTCTGGTCTCTAAAGACTAAATTGACAAACATAAAATTCCTTGATTTTGTCCCCACCACTGATAAATTGGTTGTAGTTGCAGAGGACGGTAGTTTCGAGAAATATGATTTATCCAACAGAAACAATCCCAAATTCCTCACTAGTGGAAGAGTTGCAGTAAATGACGttatatcttttaaaagAGTGACCGATAAAGGATTAGAAAAcgattattatttggttaAAAGTAAGGACGGTAAAAAAGCCACCATAAATCTTGGGGGTCAGGATAAAAACATTAACAATTCAGATACGATCTATGTAACAGATCATGATAAACATGGTGTTACTGGTTACGTTATGAACTCAGAAAATGGTGAACTTATACATACTTGGAGTTTCGAATTATTACCAAACCAAGAAATTATAAACTTTGTTGAGAAGGATATTTCAACAAAACCAGTATCAATTGCGAATGTTCTAGGGAATAGGGACGTCTCATATAAGTATTTGTATCCAAATCTGGCAGCGTTAATTATTACCAATAAAGATACTGGCGAAATCTATATCAACGTCATCGATACCTTAACTGGACAATTGTTAGTTAACgaaaaacaagaagacAAACCAGATTTCAATCTACCTATCAACTTGATATTTGGTGAACATTGGATAATCTATTCCTATTTTAGTTCTGAGCCTGTTCctgaaacaaaaattgctgtgattgaattatatgaatCATTGATACCAAATCAAAGGTTATCCAATCCAGAAAGTGCTGGTAACGCGTTATTGGGTGCAAACCTCCCAGAAATTGTAAGcaaatcatttttattccccgaaataataaaaacaatgaCATTGTCTAAAACGAAATTTGGTATCTCTGTCGATGCAATTATTATGGAATTAGAAAGTGGCCAAATAACGtttattccaaaatttgttttaaaTGCTAGACGtaaagaagagaaagataTGACCGATTCAGACAAGAAGGAGTTTATGGCAAGTCCATATGTGGCTGCAATTCCAATTAATGACCATTTCGTAATTACACATTTTAGAAATCTTCTAATGGGTGAAGGCTCtaaaataatttcactTCCAACAAATTTAGAATCCACTAGTATTATCTGTGATATTGGTAATGATATATTCTGTACTAGGATTTCCCCATCTGGACAATTTGATGTTATGAGgccaaattttgaaaaggGCAAATTATTAGTAACAATGATCGTGATGCTTCTACTATGTTACTTTATCCGTCCTTTCGTTATTACCAAGAAGTTGAAAGCAATGTGGCTAGTTAAAGAGTAG
- the POF1 gene encoding nicotinamide-nucleotide adenylyltransferase (similar to Saccharomyces cerevisiae YCL047C; ancestral locus Anc_1.27) — protein sequence MMNYSKLYEQFRESNNKFQVIHGKENLTKVEKLLVLDSSFNPPHYGHYTLVKKSLEFYKQKLVDHNKIHVLLLLSTNNADKAPTPAAFPNRMEMMCLMANLLSENENISVSVAITIFGKFIDKTEIIKTDFYPTSEGDIVYLVGFDTIIRIFDPKYYLPITVLEALEIFMEEVEFCCLTRIGSDQLMKQLSYSADILAGKYEPIIPRQWGARIHVLSNDERYSSVSSSEIRELVNTGRDKSILTDKLPDKIIDYIFSRSSKLF from the coding sequence ATGATGAACTATTCCAAACTATATGAGCAATTCAGAGAATCGAACAACAAGTTCCAGGTTATACatggaaaagaaaaccTAACTAAAGTAGAAAAACTTCTGGTATTGGACTCGTCTTTCAATCCTCCTCATTACGGCCACTACACTTTAGTCAAGAAGAGTTTAGAATTTTACAAGCAGAAATTAGTTGATCATAACAAAATTCACGTTTTACTTTTGTTATCAACAAATAATGCAGATAAAGCACCTACACCAGCAGCGTTTCCCAACAGGATGGAAATGATGTGTCTGATGGCTAATTTACTTTCTgagaatgaaaatataagtGTCTCTGTCGCCATCacaatttttggaaaatttattgataagactgaaattatcaaaacAGATTTTTATCCAACATCTGAAGGTGATATTGTATATCTGGTTGGATTTGATACTATTATTCGAATCTTTGATCCGAAGTATTATCTTCCAATTACTGTCCTTGAGGCATTGGAAATATTTATGGAGGAAGTAgaattttgttgtttgaCAAGAATAGGGTCTGACCAACTAATGAAACAGCTATCCTACTCAGCAGATATTTTGGCAGGAAAATATGAGCCCATAATACCTAGGCAGTGGGGTGCAAGAATCCATGTTCTTTCGAATGATGAACGATACTCTTCAGTATCTTCATCTGAAATAAGAGAGCTAGTTAATACAGGTAGAGATAAGAGCATACTGACGGACAAGTTACCAGATAAGATTATTGACTACATTTTCTCGCGAAGTTCCAAACTTTTCTGA
- the MGR1 gene encoding Mgr1p (similar to Saccharomyces cerevisiae MGR1 (YCL044C); ancestral locus Anc_1.30), which translates to MALYTPPDNSDSSSNDSKSYGKDNNDISDDTKKLEKFYSRPSLGLRLWGPLVPASDNQNGLWTLITIQTGIGLFFLYRYRALGKHYSKSIIRDIADVPSLNRFSTTHGQIPLTNNISPVNKVSTPNSKLASNTIFKGKTPLFGISSFSKRENPKDTSSSGVGEPRKSNWNGNDNFKYSSKFIIFKRILYGLTGAIILSQSLLETCRLKILKYDPWLEEAKCVREKKFFNDIIKYYNEGIDPTKVKVKDSMSGNPVSTNIPEVKQSVALVRAQNEAENPIIKWFGPIEYKPMSFTEYLDRLEYHLDMFDFFQKKRAANALLWNSITHTTNDLEEIIRKNEAARKKICKKFEKNKPSAHQKHLQDLLPDPPLTLLPPTPSADGEAASSQMLPPTLNRNSIVLDQSLQHSKEIDLKEFWRLHDPWMNLGLETSLSIKFIPTVMKEKGLRADDSKLETTELDKLKELNNDNIK; encoded by the coding sequence ATGGCATTATATACTCCTCCTGATAATTCAGATTCATCATCGAATGACTCCAAATCTTATggtaaagataataatgatattagCGATGATACCAAAAAACTTGAAAAGTTTTACTCTCGACCCAGTTTAGGTTTGAGATTATGGGGCCCTTTAGTACCAGCTTCAGATAACCAAAATGGGTTATGGACATTAATCACTATCCAAACTGGTATTGGtttattcttcttataTAGGTATAGAGCACTGGGAAAACATTATTCTAAAAGCATCATAAGAGATATTGCTGATGTTCCATCTTTGAATCGATTTTCAACAACTCACGGTCAAATTCCGTTgactaataatatttcaccTGTTAATAAAGTCAGTACTCCGAATTCTAAATTGGCTTCAAATACTATTTTCAAAGGGAAAACGCCACTATTTGGTATATCTTCCTTTAGTAAAAGAGAAAACCCTAAAGATACTTCGTCTTCCGGCGTTGGTGAACCTAGAAAGAGCAATTGGAATGggaatgataattttaaatattccagtaagttcattattttcaaaaggaTACTATATGGCCTTACAGGTGCGATTATATTATCTCAATCATTATTAGAGACTTGTAGATTAAAAATCCTCAAATATGATCCATGGCTTGAAGAAGCTAAATGTGTCCgtgaaaagaaattctttaatgatatcataaaatattataatgagGGGATTGATCCTACTAAAGTGAAAGTTAAAGATTCAATGAGCGGTAACCCTGTTTCAACTAACATTCCAGAGGTTAAACAAAGTGTTGCTCTAGTGAGAGCCCAAAATGAAGCAGAAAACCCAATCATTAAATGGTTTGGCCCAATTGAATATAAACCAATGTCTTTTACAGAATATCTTGATAGATTAGAATACCATTTGGATatgtttgattttttccaaaagaaAAGAGCTGCAAATGCACTACTTTGGAATTCTATTACTCATACTACAAATGATTTAGAAGAGATTATACGGAAAAATGAAGCTGCTAGGAAGAAGATATGTAAAAAGTTTGAGAAAAATAAGCCTAGTGCGCACCAAAAACACCTACAAGATTTATTACCTGATCCTCCATTAACATTGTTACCACCCACACCCTCTGCTGATGGTGAAGCAGCATCTTCTCAAATGTTACCGCCTACTTTGAATAGGAACTCAATTGTTTTGGATCAGAGTTTACAAcattcaaaagaaatagatTTAAAGGAATTTTGGAGATTACACGACCCTTGGATGAATTTAGGATTAGAGACATCTTTAagtatcaaatttattccCACTGTAATGAAAGAGAAAGGATTAAGAGCGGATGATAGCAAACTGGAAACGACAGAGCTAGATAAACTAAAAGAACTCaacaatgataatattaaataa